The Streptomyces sp. HSG2 genome has a segment encoding these proteins:
- the dxr gene encoding 1-deoxy-D-xylulose-5-phosphate reductoisomerase, which yields MSDSPAPLADPHLAFDPVVAGDGPKDVVILGSTGSIGTQAIDLVLRNPSRFRVTGLSAHGSRVDLLAEQAGRLRARTVAVAREDVVPVLREALRKRYAAIGEPLPEILAGADAATDLAAGDAHTVLNGITGSIGLAPTLAALEAGRTLALANKESLIVGGPVVKAVAKPGQIIPVDSEHAALFQALAGGNRTDVRKMVVTASGGPFRGRTREELARVSVEDALAHPTWAMGPVITINSATLVNKGLEVIEAHLLYDIPFDRIEVVVHPQSYVHSMVEFTDGSTLAQATPPDMRGPIAVGLGWPDRVPDAAPAFDWSKASTWEFFPLDHEAFPAVDLARRVGELAGTAPAVFNAANEECVEAFRTGALPYLGIMETVTRVVEEHGTPPAGTSLTVADVLEAESWARARTRELAARTAEARA from the coding sequence ATGAGCGACAGCCCAGCCCCTCTCGCCGACCCCCACCTCGCCTTCGACCCCGTGGTGGCGGGTGATGGTCCCAAGGACGTGGTGATCCTCGGGTCCACCGGATCGATCGGTACCCAGGCCATCGATCTCGTCCTGCGCAACCCTTCCCGATTCCGGGTGACCGGACTGTCGGCCCACGGCTCCCGCGTCGACCTCCTCGCCGAGCAGGCCGGCCGGCTGCGGGCGCGGACCGTCGCGGTGGCCCGCGAGGACGTCGTCCCGGTGCTGCGCGAGGCCCTCCGGAAGCGGTACGCCGCGATCGGTGAACCGCTCCCGGAGATCCTCGCCGGAGCGGACGCGGCCACCGATCTCGCGGCCGGTGACGCGCACACGGTCCTCAACGGCATCACCGGCTCCATCGGCCTGGCCCCGACACTGGCCGCCCTGGAAGCGGGGCGCACGCTCGCGCTCGCGAACAAGGAGTCCCTCATCGTGGGCGGCCCGGTGGTCAAGGCCGTCGCCAAGCCCGGACAGATCATCCCGGTCGACTCCGAGCACGCCGCCCTGTTCCAGGCCCTCGCGGGCGGGAACAGGACCGACGTCCGCAAGATGGTGGTGACCGCCTCCGGCGGCCCCTTCCGCGGCAGGACGCGGGAGGAACTGGCACGGGTGAGCGTCGAGGACGCCCTCGCCCACCCCACCTGGGCGATGGGACCGGTGATCACCATCAACTCCGCGACCCTCGTCAACAAGGGGTTGGAGGTGATCGAGGCACACCTCCTCTACGACATCCCCTTCGATCGCATTGAGGTCGTCGTGCACCCGCAGTCGTATGTTCACTCGATGGTGGAGTTCACGGACGGATCGACGCTGGCACAGGCGACACCCCCCGACATGCGGGGGCCGATCGCCGTCGGCCTCGGCTGGCCCGACCGGGTCCCCGACGCGGCCCCCGCTTTCGACTGGAGCAAGGCGTCGACCTGGGAGTTCTTCCCACTCGACCACGAGGCGTTCCCCGCGGTCGACCTGGCGCGCCGGGTCGGCGAACTCGCGGGTACGGCTCCGGCGGTGTTCAATGCCGCCAACGAGGAGTGCGTCGAGGCGTTCCGGACCGGCGCGCTGCCGTATCTGGGGATCATGGAGACCGTCACGCGGGTGGTCGAGGAACACGGCACCCCGCCCGCGGGAACCTCGCTCACCGTCGCGGACGTCCTCGAAGCGGAGTCCTGGGCACGGGCCCGGACTCGTGAGTTGGCGGCTCGGACGGCGGAGGCCCGTGCATGA
- a CDS encoding site-2 protease family protein: MFILGIVLFAVGLLFSIAWHELGHLSTAKLFGIRVPQYMVGFGPTLFSRRRGETEYGIKAIPLGGYIRMIGMFPPGPDGRTQARSTSPWRSMIEDARSAAFEELRPGDEKRLFYTRKPWKRIVVMFAGPFMNLVLALGLFLTVLMGFGIAQQTTTVGSVSPCVIAQSENRDECAASDPASPAAAAGLRAGDTIVSFDGVRTDQWNELSDLIRVHPGDTVPIVVQRDGEEVTLTATIVSNQVQKKDAAGRVVPDEYVTAGFLGFSAATGVVKQDFGQSVTWMGDRIGDAVDALAALPAKVPALWDAAFGDGPREPDSPMGVVGAARVGGEIFTLDIPPTQQLAMALMLVAGFNLSLFLFNMLPLLPLDGGHIAGALWESLRRNAARVLRRPDPGPFDVAKLMPVAYVVAGLFVCFTVLVLIADVVNPVRIS, translated from the coding sequence ATGTTCATCCTCGGCATAGTCCTCTTCGCGGTCGGTCTGCTGTTCTCCATCGCCTGGCACGAACTCGGCCACCTCTCCACGGCGAAGCTCTTCGGCATCCGCGTCCCCCAGTACATGGTGGGCTTCGGACCGACGCTGTTCTCCCGGCGCAGAGGAGAGACCGAGTACGGGATCAAGGCGATCCCGCTCGGCGGCTACATCCGTATGATCGGGATGTTCCCTCCGGGCCCCGACGGCAGGACGCAGGCCCGCTCCACCTCGCCGTGGCGCAGCATGATCGAGGACGCCCGCTCGGCGGCCTTCGAGGAACTGCGACCCGGTGACGAGAAGCGCCTTTTCTACACGCGTAAGCCGTGGAAGCGGATCGTCGTGATGTTCGCCGGCCCGTTCATGAACCTGGTCCTGGCCCTCGGGCTGTTCCTCACGGTGCTCATGGGGTTCGGCATCGCCCAGCAGACCACCACCGTCGGTTCGGTCTCCCCCTGTGTCATCGCCCAGAGCGAGAACCGCGACGAGTGCGCGGCGTCGGATCCCGCCTCCCCCGCGGCGGCGGCCGGTCTCCGGGCGGGCGACACCATCGTGTCCTTCGACGGCGTCCGCACCGACCAGTGGAACGAGCTGTCCGACCTCATCCGTGTCCACCCGGGCGACACCGTCCCGATCGTCGTGCAGCGGGACGGCGAGGAGGTCACCCTCACCGCCACGATCGTTTCCAACCAGGTCCAGAAGAAGGACGCCGCGGGTCGCGTCGTCCCGGACGAGTACGTCACCGCCGGATTCCTCGGATTCAGCGCCGCCACCGGCGTCGTCAAGCAGGACTTCGGCCAGTCCGTGACCTGGATGGGCGACCGGATCGGCGACGCCGTCGACGCGCTGGCCGCGCTCCCCGCCAAGGTTCCCGCACTGTGGGACGCGGCCTTCGGGGACGGCCCGCGCGAGCCGGACTCACCGATGGGCGTCGTCGGAGCCGCCCGGGTCGGCGGGGAGATCTTCACCCTGGACATCCCGCCCACCCAGCAACTGGCCATGGCGCTGATGCTGGTGGCCGGATTCAACCTCTCGCTCTTCCTGTTCAACATGCTGCCCCTGCTGCCGCTGGACGGTGGCCACATCGCGGGCGCCCTCTGGGAGTCGCTGCGACGGAACGCCGCGAGAGTGCTGCGACGGCCCGACCCGGGCCCCTTCGACGTGGCCAAGCTGATGCCGGTCGCGTACGTGGTGGCGGGTCTCTTCGTGTGCTTCACGGTGCTGGTACTGATCGCGGACGTCGTGAACCCGGTGAGGATCTCCTAG